A genomic segment from Sphingopyxis sp. DBS4 encodes:
- a CDS encoding BA14K family protein: MKFLIHCAIGAAMIVATPSLAAAQPREPHKKAQPAPAPKQASPARPSANEPYGRWDSRWGNRPSAPPKHWTKKGDWYRHVRACQQKYRSYNARTDTYRPSAGKTRRCPL, encoded by the coding sequence GTGAAGTTTCTGATCCATTGTGCCATCGGCGCGGCGATGATCGTCGCCACGCCATCGCTCGCCGCCGCGCAGCCCCGCGAGCCGCACAAAAAGGCGCAGCCGGCGCCCGCGCCGAAACAGGCATCGCCGGCCCGGCCGTCCGCCAATGAGCCTTATGGCCGTTGGGACAGCAGGTGGGGCAACCGGCCTTCGGCACCGCCGAAGCACTGGACCAAGAAAGGCGACTGGTATCGCCACGTCCGGGCCTGCCAGCAGAAATATCGCTCGTACAACGCGCGGACCGATACCTATCGGCCCAGCGCTGGAAAGACGCGTCGCTGCCCCCTTTGA
- a CDS encoding lipase family protein: MRRGRASPRVAVVLAAAMVLSPALRAAPGGSDVGDGGLPVFYDWRGALPADPGVIVAEEPLPGDYSVPGAAKAVRILYTARDGITDKGVVAVSAAVFVPKGEPPAGGWPIMAWAHGTTGIADICAPSARPRGARDSQYLSSWLSGGFIVVASDYQGLGTPGIHPYSNYRAHSYSLIDSARALLATPRYHAANRVILAGQSQGAGAVVAAVGYAPAYAPDLAIRGVVATGAPNLSKAAIESGLASSATDVMVTGAYAMIGYELSRIHPDLSADEIFTPQGRELEAHVGSACLPELMQEAADKGLDPARTFRPGMLKTLWDTDVDLRSFPSLTFGMPLFFGIGSADTAALPMTTLTLVNDLCSRGNTVEARIYKDKDHSGVVNAAAADAIGFARAAVGGTPVAATCRAS; this comes from the coding sequence ATGCGGCGGGGGCGGGCGTCGCCACGCGTCGCCGTGGTGCTGGCGGCGGCGATGGTCCTGTCGCCCGCGCTTCGCGCTGCCCCCGGCGGGAGCGATGTCGGCGACGGCGGTCTTCCGGTTTTCTATGACTGGCGCGGTGCGCTCCCCGCCGATCCGGGCGTCATCGTCGCCGAAGAGCCGCTGCCCGGCGACTATTCGGTGCCCGGCGCGGCGAAAGCGGTCCGCATCCTCTACACGGCGCGTGACGGCATTACCGACAAGGGCGTCGTTGCGGTATCCGCCGCGGTGTTCGTGCCGAAGGGCGAGCCGCCGGCCGGCGGATGGCCGATCATGGCGTGGGCGCACGGCACCACAGGCATCGCCGACATCTGCGCGCCGTCGGCCCGGCCGCGCGGCGCGCGCGACAGCCAATATCTGTCGAGCTGGCTGAGCGGCGGCTTCATCGTGGTGGCCAGCGACTATCAGGGATTGGGGACGCCGGGGATTCATCCCTATTCCAACTATCGCGCTCATTCCTACAGCCTGATCGACAGCGCGCGGGCGCTGCTCGCCACGCCGCGCTATCATGCGGCGAACCGGGTTATCCTCGCCGGGCAGTCGCAGGGCGCGGGGGCGGTCGTCGCCGCTGTGGGTTATGCACCCGCCTATGCGCCCGATCTCGCGATCCGCGGCGTCGTGGCGACGGGGGCGCCCAATCTGTCGAAAGCCGCGATCGAAAGCGGCCTTGCCTCGAGCGCGACCGACGTCATGGTCACCGGCGCCTATGCGATGATCGGCTATGAACTGAGCCGTATCCATCCGGATTTGTCGGCCGACGAGATATTCACGCCGCAGGGCCGCGAACTGGAGGCCCATGTCGGCAGCGCCTGCCTGCCCGAACTGATGCAGGAAGCCGCCGACAAGGGGCTCGATCCGGCACGTACCTTTCGGCCCGGTATGTTGAAGACGCTCTGGGATACCGATGTCGACCTGCGATCCTTTCCGTCGCTGACCTTCGGCATGCCGCTGTTCTTCGGGATCGGATCGGCCGACACCGCCGCGCTGCCGATGACGACGCTGACGCTGGTCAATGACCTGTGCAGCCGCGGCAACACGGTCGAGGCCCGCATCTACAAGGACAAGGACCATTCGGGCGTCGTGAACGCGGCCGCCGCCGACGCCATCGGCTTTGCCAGGGCGGCGGTCGGTGGCACTCCCGTTGCTGCGACCTGTCGGGCTTCATGA
- a CDS encoding efflux transporter outer membrane subunit, whose protein sequence is MIGQPRLLAILVASATLAACAVGPDYRPSTPSDLGVPSTYSEGRTAATDPAELASWWQRFNDPVLDQLVDRAISSNLDIAQAKARLRQAREASVQAGADLLPTASASGRAGRNIDSKSADSSSYALGIDADWQVDLFGGGRRAVEAARADEAASGYDLASVRIAIIAELATNYIQLRLAQQQLGIAEDTLRYQRDNYDIARWRVQAGLASSLDEEQARTQLAQTEASLPEFRTSIRGALGRIAVLTAQAPGAATASLETAAPIPAPPSGIAAGFPADTLRQRPDVRSAERGLAAATARVGVAKAQLLPSLSLSGSLGTSALTTGGLFDAITGSLFAGISQILFDGGARASQVRSQQAAVDGAYAAYRQTVLTALEDVENALVAVSSADERGRQFAIAHEAANNSAILARLQYQSGLTDFQTLSNIETSLLSSSNSLASSQAAQALAVVQLYNALGGGWQTMENGNGE, encoded by the coding sequence ATGATCGGCCAACCGCGTTTGCTGGCAATCCTCGTCGCTTCGGCAACGCTCGCGGCCTGTGCTGTCGGCCCCGACTATCGCCCATCGACGCCCAGCGATCTCGGCGTGCCCTCGACCTATAGCGAGGGCCGCACCGCCGCGACCGATCCCGCCGAACTGGCGTCCTGGTGGCAACGCTTCAACGACCCCGTGCTCGACCAGCTCGTGGACCGCGCGATTTCCTCCAACCTCGATATCGCGCAGGCAAAGGCGCGTCTGCGTCAGGCCCGCGAAGCATCGGTCCAGGCAGGCGCCGACCTGCTCCCCACCGCCAGCGCGAGCGGAAGAGCCGGCCGCAACATCGACAGCAAGAGCGCCGACAGCAGCAGCTATGCGCTGGGAATCGACGCTGACTGGCAGGTCGACCTGTTCGGCGGCGGACGCCGCGCCGTGGAAGCGGCCCGCGCCGACGAAGCCGCGAGCGGCTACGACCTCGCCTCGGTACGCATCGCGATCATCGCCGAACTCGCGACCAACTATATCCAGCTTCGCCTCGCGCAACAGCAACTTGGCATCGCCGAGGATACGCTCCGCTACCAGCGCGACAATTATGACATCGCGCGCTGGCGCGTGCAGGCGGGTCTCGCTTCCTCGCTCGACGAGGAGCAGGCGCGCACCCAGCTCGCGCAGACCGAGGCGAGCCTGCCCGAGTTCCGGACAAGCATCCGCGGCGCGCTGGGCCGGATCGCGGTACTGACCGCTCAGGCCCCCGGCGCCGCGACCGCATCGCTCGAAACCGCCGCGCCAATCCCCGCGCCGCCGTCGGGCATCGCCGCGGGCTTCCCCGCCGACACGCTGCGCCAGCGCCCCGACGTCCGCTCTGCCGAGCGCGGCCTTGCCGCCGCCACGGCCCGCGTCGGCGTGGCGAAGGCGCAATTGCTGCCGTCGCTCAGCCTCAGCGGTTCGCTCGGGACAAGCGCCTTGACCACGGGCGGCCTGTTCGACGCGATCACCGGATCGCTGTTCGCGGGGATTTCGCAGATATTGTTCGACGGCGGCGCGCGCGCGTCGCAGGTCCGTTCGCAGCAGGCCGCGGTCGACGGCGCTTACGCCGCCTATCGCCAGACGGTGCTCACCGCGCTCGAAGATGTCGAAAATGCGCTCGTCGCGGTATCATCGGCCGACGAGCGCGGCCGGCAATTCGCGATCGCGCACGAAGCCGCGAACAACAGCGCGATTCTCGCGCGGCTGCAATATCAGTCGGGGCTCACCGACTTCCAGACGCTGTCCAACATCGAAACCTCGTTGCTCTCGTCGAGCAACAGCCTCGCCAGTTCGCAGGCGGCGCAAGCGCTTGCGGTCGTGCAGCTTTACAATGCGCTCGGCGGCGGATGGCAGACCATGGAGAATGGAAACGGCGAATGA
- a CDS encoding response regulator transcription factor, producing the protein MHGAMEEDIPVRSILLVDDDVDLSAMLREYLESEGFEVETVFNGAEGVAHALSGDYDAVVLDVMLPRLSGIEALRQIRQASDLPVLMLTAKGDQVDRVVGLELGADDYVAKPYYPRELVARLRAILRRQAPLAAPRGSTLQSGELVVRVGERRASWQAMPIELTATEFNMLAALLRAGDEVRTKDELSLHALGRARQSYDRSVDVHISNLRHKLEGASNGQVGIETVRGVGYRLRSLP; encoded by the coding sequence ATGCACGGGGCGATGGAAGAGGATATCCCCGTCCGGAGCATCCTGCTGGTCGATGACGACGTCGATCTCAGTGCGATGCTGCGTGAGTATCTGGAAAGCGAAGGATTCGAGGTCGAGACCGTCTTCAATGGCGCCGAGGGTGTCGCGCATGCCCTGTCCGGCGACTATGATGCGGTGGTGCTCGACGTCATGCTGCCTCGCCTGAGCGGCATCGAGGCGTTGCGGCAGATCCGGCAGGCAAGCGATTTGCCGGTGCTGATGCTTACGGCAAAGGGTGATCAGGTCGACCGCGTGGTCGGGCTCGAACTCGGGGCCGACGATTATGTCGCGAAACCCTATTATCCAAGAGAGTTGGTGGCCCGCCTTCGCGCGATCCTGCGCCGGCAGGCGCCGCTTGCAGCGCCGCGCGGATCGACCCTGCAATCCGGCGAACTGGTTGTTCGCGTCGGCGAACGAAGGGCAAGCTGGCAAGCGATGCCGATCGAACTGACCGCGACCGAGTTCAACATGCTTGCCGCGCTGCTGCGCGCCGGCGACGAGGTGCGGACAAAAGACGAATTGTCGTTGCACGCGCTGGGACGCGCGCGCCAGTCCTACGACCGCAGCGTGGATGTCCATATCAGCAATCTCCGGCACAAGCTGGAAGGCGCCTCGAACGGGCAGGTCGGCATCGAAACGGTGCGCGGTGTCGGCTATCGCCTGCGGAGTTTGCCGTGA
- a CDS encoding arylsulfatase yields MKVQRLPWLALAATAVVAAVPAAAGQAVIGRTIDTSVEGPVVRPAARQGAPNILVWVIDDTGFGQLSSYGGLVDTPNIDRVAAMGLRYSNYHSTPICSASRASLLTGRNSHEVHVGGHSAMAIGFPGQDALVPRSAGTIAENLRQAGYETFAVGKWDHLPPRDASAAGPFTYWPSGQGFDRFYGFLSYDADNFAPLLWSDHSPAPLPADPAYHLSSDMADRAIAMIGARQAAGGARAPFFLYWATGAGHSPHHAPDEWLARYRGKFDEGWDVARERILARQKALGLVPANAELPPRPEGMKPWAELSADERRLYARAMEAFAAQLAHADHEFGRILDVLEAQGELDNTIIVVTSDNGASGEGAVSGTYSEQLMANGRFATVDENLAHIDEWGRRGTYPLYPVGWAVAGDTPFRYYKQTAFEGGIHVPLIVAWRRGIAAHGEVRRQYAHISDVMPTLLEAAGVRPAAIVNGVRQQPISGTSLTYSFADADAPDAKKVQYYEMYGNRSIWADGWKAVMPHRLQTWDFKKQPPITDQGWQLFDQRRDFNELHDLAAQNPRKLAELQRLFDREARKYNVYPLTNTGAAQRLMAAKAERRLAETGGLFRYQGRVSRIPEALAPPIHTHSFTMTMAVDPGQRGNGTLMAMGGRFGGLGLYLREGVPILALRTMDGKLSRLAAPGRLTGKSEIGLRFDRIGPEEARATISVDGKDVATSPFQGALSVFLFSGNETFDIGSDPGTTVLDGIDAPFPFDGKIGETSFVVSSPQR; encoded by the coding sequence ATGAAGGTCCAGCGTTTGCCCTGGCTCGCACTGGCCGCTACGGCCGTCGTCGCCGCGGTGCCGGCCGCTGCCGGGCAGGCGGTGATTGGCCGGACGATCGACACGTCGGTGGAGGGGCCCGTGGTGCGGCCCGCGGCGCGACAGGGCGCTCCGAACATTCTCGTCTGGGTGATCGACGATACCGGCTTCGGACAATTGTCGTCCTATGGCGGCCTCGTCGATACCCCCAATATCGACCGCGTGGCGGCGATGGGGCTGCGCTATTCCAACTATCATTCGACCCCGATCTGCTCGGCGAGCCGCGCCTCTCTTCTGACCGGGCGCAATTCGCACGAAGTTCATGTCGGCGGGCATTCGGCGATGGCGATCGGCTTTCCGGGGCAGGACGCGCTCGTCCCGCGCAGCGCCGGAACCATCGCCGAAAATCTCCGCCAGGCGGGCTATGAAACCTTCGCTGTCGGCAAATGGGATCATTTGCCGCCGCGCGACGCGTCGGCCGCCGGCCCTTTCACCTATTGGCCGAGCGGGCAGGGGTTCGATCGCTTCTACGGCTTCCTTTCCTATGATGCGGACAATTTCGCGCCGCTGCTGTGGAGCGACCACAGTCCTGCGCCGCTTCCGGCCGATCCCGCCTATCATCTGAGCAGCGACATGGCCGACCGGGCGATCGCGATGATCGGCGCGCGGCAGGCGGCAGGAGGCGCGCGGGCTCCCTTCTTCCTCTATTGGGCCACCGGCGCCGGGCATTCGCCGCACCATGCGCCCGACGAATGGCTCGCGCGCTATCGCGGCAAATTCGACGAGGGATGGGACGTTGCGCGGGAAAGGATACTCGCGCGGCAGAAAGCGCTGGGGCTGGTGCCGGCGAACGCGGAACTCCCGCCGCGACCCGAGGGCATGAAGCCCTGGGCCGAACTTTCGGCGGACGAACGCCGCCTCTATGCGCGCGCCATGGAGGCCTTTGCCGCGCAGCTCGCCCATGCGGACCATGAATTCGGGCGGATATTGGATGTGCTCGAGGCACAGGGCGAACTCGACAACACGATCATCGTCGTCACTTCCGACAATGGCGCAAGCGGCGAGGGCGCGGTGTCGGGCACCTATAGCGAGCAATTGATGGCGAACGGGCGCTTCGCCACGGTCGACGAGAATCTGGCGCATATCGACGAATGGGGGCGACGCGGCACCTATCCGCTTTATCCCGTCGGCTGGGCCGTCGCCGGCGACACGCCCTTCCGCTATTACAAGCAGACGGCCTTTGAGGGCGGGATCCACGTTCCGCTGATCGTCGCCTGGCGAAGGGGGATCGCGGCGCATGGCGAGGTCCGCCGCCAATATGCCCATATCAGCGATGTGATGCCGACGCTTCTCGAAGCCGCCGGCGTAAGGCCCGCGGCGATCGTCAACGGCGTCCGTCAGCAACCGATCAGCGGCACGTCGCTGACCTATAGCTTCGCCGATGCGGATGCGCCGGACGCCAAAAAAGTCCAATATTATGAAATGTACGGCAATCGCTCCATCTGGGCGGACGGCTGGAAGGCGGTCATGCCGCACCGGCTGCAGACCTGGGATTTCAAGAAGCAGCCTCCGATCACCGATCAGGGATGGCAGCTTTTCGACCAGCGGCGCGATTTCAACGAACTGCATGACCTCGCCGCGCAGAATCCGCGAAAGCTGGCCGAACTCCAGCGCCTGTTCGACCGCGAAGCGAGGAAATATAACGTCTACCCGCTGACCAACACCGGGGCGGCGCAGCGGCTGATGGCCGCGAAGGCGGAGCGCCGGCTGGCCGAGACCGGCGGCCTGTTCCGCTATCAGGGACGGGTGAGCCGGATTCCGGAAGCGCTCGCTCCGCCGATCCACACCCACAGCTTCACGATGACGATGGCCGTCGATCCGGGGCAGCGCGGCAACGGGACGTTGATGGCGATGGGGGGCCGGTTCGGCGGCCTCGGTCTCTATCTGCGCGAGGGCGTCCCCATTCTGGCGCTGCGGACGATGGACGGCAAGCTGTCGCGCCTCGCGGCACCCGGCAGGCTGACCGGAAAATCCGAAATTGGCCTCCGCTTCGACCGGATCGGCCCCGAGGAAGCGCGCGCGACGATCAGTGTCGACGGCAAGGATGTCGCCACGTCACCTTTCCAGGGTGCGCTCTCCGTCTTCCTCTTTTCGGGGAACGAGACGTTCGACATCGGGTCCGATCCGGGCACCACCGTCCTTGACGGCATCGACGCGCCTTTCCCGTTCGACGGCAAGATCGGCGAGACCAGCTTCGTCGTTTCATCGCCGCAGCGCTAA
- a CDS encoding calcium-binding protein codes for MNKSLLLVLAMLVAAPASAQMGGGGGPPGGAPSAGGPPGGGPPRMKQIKPVNRSSFDKIVTGMFRDADPNHDGIVTIEEIRAIAGARRDVLIAKRFERIDTNNDRAISRDEFFAWQHGLGSLAQSEDAQAIGHGGLVPETIEPEYGNEMEARLLLGLIEPLSAGLVAKANLNYDAGLSVEELLAYEGKRFDAADRNGDGAISMDEARQPEGRLPGGVLGLPPGRPPEPPAGNP; via the coding sequence ATGAACAAGAGCCTGCTTCTCGTGCTTGCCATGCTCGTTGCGGCTCCCGCAAGCGCCCAGATGGGCGGCGGGGGCGGGCCGCCGGGCGGGGCGCCCTCCGCCGGTGGTCCGCCGGGCGGCGGGCCGCCGCGAATGAAGCAAATCAAGCCGGTCAATCGGTCGAGTTTCGACAAGATCGTAACCGGCATGTTTCGCGATGCCGATCCGAATCACGACGGCATCGTGACCATCGAGGAAATCCGGGCGATCGCCGGCGCGCGGCGCGATGTCCTCATCGCCAAGCGGTTCGAGCGGATCGACACGAACAACGACCGCGCGATCAGCCGCGACGAATTCTTCGCCTGGCAACATGGTCTCGGTTCGCTTGCGCAGTCGGAGGACGCACAGGCGATCGGCCACGGCGGTCTCGTCCCCGAGACGATCGAACCCGAATATGGCAATGAAATGGAAGCGCGTCTGCTTCTCGGCCTGATCGAACCGCTGAGCGCCGGTCTCGTCGCAAAGGCCAATCTGAACTATGATGCCGGCCTCTCGGTCGAGGAACTGCTCGCCTATGAAGGAAAGCGATTCGATGCCGCCGACCGTAACGGAGATGGCGCGATCTCGATGGACGAAGCGCGCCAGCCCGAAGGTCGGCTGCCCGGCGGCGTCCTCGGCCTGCCTCCCGGGCGTCCACCCGAACCGCCCGCAGGAAACCCCTAG
- a CDS encoding ABC transporter permease: protein MIGTTLLLALRSIRRHMLRSFLTVLGIVIGVAAVVTMVTLGNATTAAVQSQISALGTNILQIRPGQGFGRGGGGPRPPDFEMADLGAIAQQIAGVTAVAPQAQTSGTAIYEGANWSTTVNGTTDAYFTVQPWPLVEGRTFTPAEEEAGKAVCIIGNTVRQNLFRGGSAVGARFRIKGVSCDVIGVLSTRGQGGFGGDQDDIVIMPVKAVQRRFTGNQDVSVMLVGVDQSFSTEQVQASITDLLRERRKITGGKDDNFNIFDTKQISDTLTGTTTLLTRIVAAVAAISLLVGGIGIMNIMLVSVTERTREIGIRLAIGAVAREVLMQFLVEAIVLSCLGGLAGLLIAQLAIAILSPVMQVSWMFDAQINIIAFAISAVIGVVFGYFPARRAASLNPIDALRHE, encoded by the coding sequence ATGATCGGCACGACCCTGCTCCTCGCGCTGCGCTCGATCCGCCGTCACATGCTGCGCTCCTTCCTGACCGTGCTCGGCATCGTCATCGGCGTCGCCGCGGTGGTGACGATGGTGACGCTCGGCAATGCGACGACCGCCGCGGTGCAGAGCCAGATATCGGCGCTCGGCACCAACATCCTCCAGATCCGCCCCGGCCAGGGCTTCGGCCGCGGCGGCGGCGGTCCGCGTCCGCCCGATTTCGAGATGGCCGACTTGGGCGCGATTGCGCAGCAGATCGCCGGCGTCACCGCAGTGGCGCCGCAGGCGCAGACCAGCGGCACCGCCATCTACGAAGGCGCCAACTGGTCGACGACGGTGAACGGCACCACCGACGCCTATTTCACCGTGCAGCCGTGGCCGCTGGTCGAGGGCCGCACCTTCACGCCCGCCGAGGAGGAAGCAGGCAAGGCGGTGTGCATCATCGGCAACACCGTGCGCCAGAACCTGTTTCGCGGCGGCAGCGCGGTCGGCGCGCGCTTCCGCATCAAGGGGGTGAGTTGCGACGTAATCGGCGTGCTCTCGACGCGCGGCCAGGGCGGTTTCGGCGGCGACCAGGACGATATCGTCATCATGCCGGTGAAAGCGGTCCAGCGCCGCTTCACCGGCAACCAGGACGTCTCGGTGATGCTCGTCGGCGTCGACCAGAGCTTTTCGACCGAGCAGGTGCAGGCATCGATCACCGACCTCTTGCGCGAGCGACGGAAGATCACGGGCGGCAAGGACGATAATTTCAACATCTTCGACACCAAGCAGATTTCGGACACGCTGACCGGAACCACGACCCTGCTGACGCGCATCGTCGCGGCCGTCGCGGCGATCTCGCTGCTCGTCGGCGGGATCGGCATCATGAACATCATGCTGGTGTCGGTCACCGAGCGCACGCGCGAGATCGGCATCCGCCTCGCGATCGGCGCGGTCGCACGCGAGGTGCTGATGCAATTCCTCGTCGAGGCGATCGTCCTCTCGTGCCTCGGCGGCCTCGCGGGCCTCCTCATCGCGCAACTCGCGATCGCGATCCTGTCGCCCGTCATGCAGGTGAGCTGGATGTTCGACGCCCAGATCAACATTATAGCCTTCGCAATCTCGGCGGTGATCGGCGTCGTGTTCGGCTATTTCCCCGCCAGGCGAGCGGCGAGCCTCAATCCCATCGACGCGCTGAGGCATGAATAG
- a CDS encoding ABC transporter ATP-binding protein, with amino-acid sequence MAEPIIRLSGITKTYGEGPTAFQALKGVDLDIMAGDFIAVMGASGSGKSTTMNILGCLDVPTRGSYLFRGHHVEALTRDQRALLRRRYFGFVFQGFNLLARTSALENVELPLLYRGDPKAERRDAALAALDKVGLKDWWDHTPAELSGGQQQRVAIARAIVTRPDVLLADEPTGNLDSERSIEIMELLSELNRDSGITVLMVTHEPDMAEFAHTLVHFKDGLVESIEVNAASRSRMEPQP; translated from the coding sequence ATGGCCGAGCCGATCATCCGCCTGTCCGGCATCACCAAGACCTATGGCGAGGGGCCGACCGCCTTTCAGGCGTTGAAGGGCGTCGACCTCGACATCATGGCGGGCGATTTCATCGCGGTGATGGGGGCTTCGGGCTCAGGCAAGTCGACGACGATGAACATATTGGGCTGCCTCGACGTGCCGACGCGCGGCTCCTATCTGTTCCGGGGCCACCATGTCGAGGCGCTGACGCGCGACCAGCGCGCGCTGCTGCGGCGGCGATATTTCGGTTTCGTGTTCCAGGGCTTCAACCTGCTCGCGCGCACCAGCGCGCTCGAGAATGTCGAGCTGCCGCTTCTTTATCGCGGCGATCCGAAGGCCGAACGCCGCGACGCCGCGCTGGCGGCGCTTGACAAGGTGGGGCTCAAGGACTGGTGGGACCACACCCCCGCCGAGCTGTCGGGCGGGCAGCAGCAGCGCGTCGCCATCGCGCGCGCGATCGTCACCCGCCCCGATGTGCTGCTCGCCGACGAACCGACCGGCAATCTCGATTCCGAACGCTCGATCGAGATCATGGAGCTCTTGTCGGAGCTCAATCGCGACAGCGGCATCACCGTGCTGATGGTGACGCACGAGCCCGACATGGCCGAGTTCGCCCACACGCTGGTGCATTTCAAGGACGGGCTGGTCGAGAGCATCGAGGTCAACGCGGCGTCGCGCAGCCGTATGGAACCGCAACCATGA
- a CDS encoding efflux RND transporter periplasmic adaptor subunit, with protein MTEAQAATQNLDEFLGVKPESAWMRRGKWPAIALFTVLILFVLYRCFGPAEAASYSTQAAERGALTVTVSATGNIKPINQVDVGSEQSGLITHVYVDVNDRVTKGQLLASLDTARLQDSVVQAQASVAAAQANVGEAQATLAQANATLARQEEVSRLSGGRVPSKTELDAARADQKRAVASLAASRAQVAQQQAALGTAQTNLSKARIYSPVTGVVLSRDIEPGQTVAASLNAPVLFTIAEDLSQMELEVSIDEADVGQVKEGQDATFTVDAFPGQRFPAKITRVNVGSNSSGSSSSSSSSSSSTTSSSSGTVVAYTAILSVDNAKQILRPGMTATADIVTMSKKNVLLVPNAALRYRPTTEGQSTDSSKGGITSALVPRGPRRSGNRAERSVTTDRGAQQTIYVLGADGQPQAVQITTGDTNGTLTEVASGKLSAGMKVLTGQLSDGSADASASSGQSGARKGG; from the coding sequence ATGACCGAAGCACAGGCGGCGACGCAGAATCTCGACGAATTCCTGGGCGTGAAGCCCGAAAGCGCGTGGATGCGCCGCGGCAAATGGCCCGCCATCGCGCTGTTCACGGTCCTCATCCTGTTCGTCCTCTATCGCTGCTTCGGCCCTGCGGAAGCGGCCAGCTATTCGACGCAGGCGGCCGAGCGCGGCGCGCTGACCGTCACCGTATCGGCGACCGGCAACATCAAGCCGATCAACCAGGTCGACGTCGGCTCCGAACAGTCGGGGCTGATCACCCATGTCTATGTCGACGTGAACGACCGCGTGACCAAGGGGCAGCTTCTCGCCTCGCTCGATACCGCGCGCCTCCAGGATTCGGTCGTCCAGGCACAGGCGAGCGTCGCGGCGGCGCAGGCGAATGTCGGTGAGGCGCAGGCGACGCTCGCACAGGCGAATGCGACGCTGGCGCGGCAAGAGGAGGTGTCGCGCCTCTCGGGCGGTCGCGTTCCCTCGAAAACCGAACTCGATGCGGCGCGCGCCGATCAGAAGCGCGCCGTCGCCTCGCTCGCCGCATCGCGCGCGCAGGTCGCGCAGCAGCAGGCGGCGCTCGGCACCGCGCAGACAAATCTTTCCAAAGCCCGCATCTATTCGCCGGTGACCGGCGTCGTGCTGTCGCGCGACATCGAGCCTGGCCAGACCGTCGCCGCGTCGCTCAACGCACCGGTCCTCTTCACCATCGCCGAGGATCTGAGCCAGATGGAGCTGGAGGTGTCGATCGACGAGGCCGACGTCGGGCAGGTCAAGGAAGGGCAGGACGCGACCTTCACCGTCGACGCCTTCCCCGGCCAGCGCTTTCCGGCGAAGATCACACGGGTCAATGTCGGATCGAACAGCAGCGGCAGTTCCTCCTCCTCTTCGTCGTCCTCCTCATCGACGACGAGCAGCAGCAGCGGAACGGTGGTTGCCTATACGGCCATCCTGTCGGTCGACAATGCGAAGCAGATTCTGCGCCCCGGCATGACCGCGACCGCCGACATCGTGACGATGAGCAAGAAGAATGTACTGCTCGTCCCCAATGCGGCGCTCCGCTATCGCCCCACGACCGAAGGGCAGAGCACCGATTCCTCGAAGGGCGGGATCACCAGCGCGCTTGTCCCCCGCGGGCCGCGGCGGAGCGGCAATCGCGCGGAACGGAGCGTCACCACCGATCGCGGCGCGCAGCAGACCATCTATGTCCTCGGCGCCGACGGTCAGCCGCAAGCCGTGCAGATCACCACCGGCGACACCAATGGGACGCTGACCGAGGTCGCGTCGGGCAAGCTCAGCGCCGGCATGAAGGTCCTCACCGGACAGCTTTCCGACGGGAGCGCTGACGCGTCCGCAAGCAGCGGGCAATCCGGAGCCCGGAAGGGCGGCTGA